Proteins from a genomic interval of Capsicum annuum cultivar UCD-10X-F1 chromosome 4, UCD10Xv1.1, whole genome shotgun sequence:
- the LOC107868969 gene encoding uncharacterized protein LOC107868969: MTNIGHMGLMPEFISGVDGFVDYAMTLEPFQLDGLVKCPCSKCKSRNYEKSDIVKLHLYRNGFKEDYTVWTSHGEIDYSFARSQHFVVGGNYGVVELDLEAFSWPLYEGSTHSQLSIAVRLLSIKSDWNVPQGAIDAVIDLIHELVDPNLEIPDNFYNVKRLVSKLRLSLMRISCCENGCMLYYKDDIDLESCKFCQIAHFKKVPSGKKVSVKAMHYLPLIPRLKRLYASNRSAPYMRWHHENRRPPGVMCHPSDGEARKHFDRKYPEFTAEPRNIRLGLCLDGFTPYSIFVAPYSCWPVYLTPCNLSPEMCMTSPYIFFNCIIPSPYNPKIIIDVYLQPLIDELNQLWIEGVETFDASLKQNFNLWAVLIWTISDFPSYRMLSGWMTTGKLACPYCMENTKSFTLKHSRKNYWFDCHHWFLAMDHEFRNM, from the exons ATGACTAATATTGGTCATATGGGGTTGATGCCTGAATTTATATCCGGTGTCGATGGTTTTGTGGACTATGCAATGACACTTGAACCTTTTCAACTTGATGGCTTGGTTAAGTGTCCTTGTAGTAAATGTAAATCTAGGAATTATGAAAAATCTGATATTGTTAAGCTTCATCTCTATCGAAATGGGTTTAAAGAAGATTATACAGTATGGACTAGTCATGGAGAAATTGATTATAGTTTTGCCAGATCTCAACACTTTGTTGTTGGTGGAAATTATGGGGTGGTGGAACTTGAT TTGGAAGCTTTTAGTTGGCCTCTGTACGAGGGGAGTACACACTCTCAATTGTCTATTGCTGTTAGGTTATTAAGTATCAAATCAGATTGGAATGTTCCTCAAGGGGCAATAGACGCTGTGATTGACCTTATACATGAATTAGTTGACCCGAATCTAGAGATACCTGATAATTTCTACAACGTAAAGAGGTTGGTATCAAAGTTAAGATTGTCGTTGATGAGAATCAGttgttgtgaaaatggctgcatgttatactACAAGGATGACATTGATCTAGAATCTTGTAAGTTTTGTCAAATAGCTCATTTTAAAAAAGTTCCTAGCGGGAAGAAAGTTTCTGTAAAGGCAATGCATTActtacctcttataccaaggcTAAAGAGGTTATATGCATCAAATAGGTCAGCTCCTTACATGAGATGGCATCATGAAAATAGAAGACCgcctggtgttatgtgtcatccatctgatggagaggcccGGAAGCATTTTGATAGAAAATATCCAGAGTTTACAGCCGAACCACGGAACATTAGGTTGGGTTTATGCTTGGATGGATTCACTCCATACTCTATTTTTGTTGCACCATATTCTTGTTGGCCTGTATATTTGACACCATGTAATCTGTCACCTGAGATGTGCATGACCAGTccttatatatttttcaattgtaTTATTCCTAGCCCGTATAATCCAAAAATCATTATTGATGtatacttgcaacctttgattgatgagtTGAATCAATTGTGGATTGAAGGGGTTGAAACATTCGATGCATCGCTTAAGCAAAATTTTAACTTATGGGCTGTCTTAATATGGACTATTAGTGATTTTCCTTCTTACAGAATGTTGTCCGGGTGGATGACAACTGGCAAGTTAGCCTGTCCTTACTGTATGGAAAATACCAAATCATTCACTTTGAAACATAGCCGGAAAAATTATTGGTTTGATTGTCACCATTGGTTTTTGGCCATGGATCATGAGTTTAGGAATATGTAA